In Silene latifolia isolate original U9 population chromosome X, ASM4854445v1, whole genome shotgun sequence, the following proteins share a genomic window:
- the LOC141617371 gene encoding uncharacterized protein LOC141617371, with translation MLHGDLSLVINQVAETWKIRSDNLAPYQAKIEELKKFFDDIMYVHLPSDENQFIDALPKLAALINIPDHMDIMPVCVKRCYEPAYTNTIGDDRETEFEPWCQAILKYKESGEYPPDTGIRGKQAIRMLVAQFVRTNDGQLYKKTAQDILLRCIDMPTAKRVMEEVQDGECGPQMNSHMLVRKIRRLGYYWTMMETDFCK, from the coding sequence ATGTTGCACGGGGATTTATCACTAGTTATCAATCAAGTTGCTGAgacatggaaaatccgaagtgataACCTGGCCCCATATCAAGCAAAGATAGAAGAACTAAAAAAATTCTTCGATGATATCATGTACGTTCACCTTCCAAGTGATGAGAACCAATTCATTGATGCCTTGCCAAAACTAGCTGCTTTAATTAATATACCCGACCATATGGATATTATGCCCGTGTGCGTGAAACGATGTTACGAACCAGCTTATACCAATACCATCGGTGATGACAGGGAAACCGAGTTCGAGCCTTGGTGCCAAGCTATTTTGAAATATAAAGAATCAGGAGAATACCCACCCGACACTGGTATTCGTGGAAAACAAGCCATTCGAATGTTGGTAGCCCAATTCGTTAGAACTAACGACGGGCAGTTATACAAAAAGACTGCACAAGATATCCTATTGCGATGCATAGACATGCCGACGGCAAAAAgagttatggaagaagtccaaGACGGTGAATGTGGTCCACAGATGAATTCACATATGCTAGTCCGTAAGATTAGGAGGCTAGGGTATTACTGGACCATGATGGAGACAGATTTTTGCAAGTGA